aatgtaaactctgtcagcagaactattcgcttactttgcgtcattatataatggaatgtgaaaaaatcgcggaatttagagataacaccatcaatagtgtccaagaaatgtgtaagtacttcattcataatgatgtgctgctcgaaatcttagcgaagtatccaaaatttgcttactgtaggtaatgctgcacatgactgtaaagctgccgcccagttgagtgggtgtggagtacatgactgtaaagctgccgcccagttgggtgggtgtggagcacatgactgtaaagctgccgcccagttgggtgggtgtgcagcaagacagtaactgtgtgactcaccatagatgtaaagtgccttgtatagtgactgttgtgagcctcttgttgatcacttgtgacacaaagattattgatgtgtgtatttgtgtaggtgattagatatgtatgtgtatgtatatatgtatacgtatatatatatgtacatgtatgtatgagagtgtgtacatgtatatatagtattaataattttgtaactagcgtcacaaattgttatttgcttagctaaacgaactagagggttcagttcctgaaccgattatgtgcctctgtaatcctttacaccaccgcccacgggataggtatggggtgcataataaagaaagaaatagaattgaattggtctgattaagactttatgaccatgtaatctatgttttgctccactacttactgattgagtatggggtgcataacaaataatagcctccttcgggggtgtcttgtttctaaacgtgttagtcttaaatcctttaatctcaaatcttgctacaatgtacctcttaatatatgttatgtactctcgcaacccaatgtaccttcttgtatataaataaatagatttcaactgtaagggggtatggttaaataattctaataatggaagcgctaattatatgaacaagtgccatgtatttattcagacgagaacaacagcgaacacaaaccagcgcatatacgaaccgaATGgtatgtatgtacaaacttctcagtgaacgaagttgtttctagcctggtatccgaaattgcagtatacgacttgaccagtcccctgtGGAAGCTGTtagtctctttgaagaagtcatctcgacaggatcttccagctatAAAACTTTAGCACACATGGATCATCCTGGTACATCAAACGGTAAgtaattactaaactgtacaaagttttatgctagaacatttgttacagaattgtccctgtcagggacaattcagtccctGTCCCATGTGTACCCCATCACatgtgacggagtatgtgggaataattttgttgacactgtccattttgtcaattctacaacagcagataatacgaattcccagagatatttgtaacttgagatacttggtttggtttggttaagttgcgttaggttaggttaggatagattaggacCTTTACTGAATATAATCTATAGTGTATAATTTCAGTCCTTGCACTGAATTTTCCTCGGACATTAAACTAATCCCCTGACATCCCACAATATCTCCTATATACCCGGCAATATCCTGTACTACTTTTTTGCTCTATGTATTTGTATAAAAATTTTCTTAGTGTAATAATTTCACACCTGTATACAATGCCATCTTACATATATTTTACATTTTATCCCAAACTTTACTCCCAACTGgagatacatatatatttttttcttccaataatatagtatttgcttgaaattaacagcctggtcaatcaggctgttggatgcaactcctctcagttttgttatacgagttacagcctggttaatcacatccaaaattaaagttatttccagatgcagtcctaaaatttttaacattgctatcactagtgttaatgtagattatttcataatttaaataatatatttaattactgtagtacatttgaacaacaatttaacttataatttttgcagcataggtgatttgaatataagtattttattagaaattatttccttcaggtcttcagggaaaattcatgaggagatgcacaaactgcacacaatgtgtgcatgtccgaagcaatgtttgcaagttctgccagtgcgacttccgaaacagtagagaattaatgaagaaagaagaggaatcctgttttctacttaaaggcaagaaggctttagaacgaaatacagcaagccgggttctacaaaggattgaaaatcaggtattgaagtttgtctacatctgttgtactcatttgtattcttcttatgctgaacttgcttgataaggtatagaatcaacatgaataatactgtacagtacttacatactatttgtttatttatttatatacaagatagcacactgggattatgagagtacatagcattgatgtttttacattcttgtaaagtcactagcacacatagcattttgggcaggtccttaatctaacagataattttgaataggcaatttaaagcaaaattggaaaaaattggctgtacattgtaagaaagttttacaaagattactatgtacattaaagtaaaatttgagggttatcaacatataaattgtagcataatttgaggaatatttcaaggtataatatagtaagatatgcattcaatataacaatcatgatataaggtgatagcaatgattacaatggaaaagttgtatggtttaggcacatatattctggcattgggtttcataagatacagtgcgagtttaatgcactagttaggaaactatcaagataaaattaggtactttttggttttattttttaaaatggcagaagttggacagtttttaaatttgttagcgagtgagttccatagacaaggtccctttatttgcatagagtatttacacagaataactttgactctggggatatcaaagatatttatttctggtattgtgattctattatgggttctattgcacatgcccagctatgcttcaaacatttattttgttgcattttcccatatagtgttattgtttaaatattatttgcttttcagcTAATATATCTGCGTGGCTGTGAGTATGAATCAATCGTTATCTATTACAAAAAAAGGACCAGCACGGGTGACACATGGTATCCTACCAAAAAACACAATAcaagaagaggacaagaagatcttcaccactaacttctttttgtgtaagtagttcacataatatataaatatatcaccacctattattttctctcatatatatatatatatatatatatatatatatatatatatatatatatatatatatatatatatatatatatatctatatatctatatatatatatatatatatatatatatatatatatatatatatatatatatatatatatatatatataaaatgacagtgtcagaccatggaggaaaattgaaacaggaatttccttaagtactttcgtatattaatacatcttcagaagactccttctgaagatgtattaatatacgaaagtacttaaggaaattcctgtttcaattttcctccgtggtctgacactgtcacatttttaatcacgtgtttattttcgtgatatacacacacacatataaatatataaatatataaatatatatatatataatatatatatatatatatatatatatatatatatatatatatatatatatatatatatatatatatatatatatatatatatatatataatttcaatcccaatttcaatttcaattcaattatctctgtcattgatgtatatggcaaaaagtgtgtggcccaaaacagcactatgtcttaacataatgggtccaagggcccatTAGGTCTCAacagcattaagggccctttagcaaaccagtgtgctggggcccctatgacacccatgacgtctttgtatcatttcaagtttgtacatgtacttcttaagatatgggcaccatacaactgctgcatattctagctttggtctaaaaaaatcatgaacaatttatttattatttatccatgaatgtatttaaaagcaattctaaagttcgaAAGTGTAGCACAACCTCCTGGCACAATGAGCTTTATGTGGTCCTCTTTATggctttatgtagacaatgaacattatcggtgccagaactaaaccctgtggtactccactcgtgacatttctccagtccaatacattgcctctgattactgccctcatttttctatcagtttgaaattttttaaatccatgttagaagcttacctgtcacccctccaatatgcacCCCTCCAATTatatttattatagttaaatgaatttagtaaattattcaatatattgtattataagtgaattgacactaaactataaatgatactaataaggttttaaaaatgaaaaacagtaaaaatcttTCATGTAAGATAaggaagttgaaaagtaaattaactgtaaactaaattataaactgtagacataatataaagtattataagtaaaatacctataaactaccaaataataaggtgtaaggaaccatttctattgtttgtccttttttacctgtttcctcaggtattttaaaattcccattccgttgttactacactTTTTTCCTGGCgtagttccctgtggttcaaattttactacaTGTACTTCTTGCTGCTTCTGAAtgattgctaatggtagcccttgttgcacctgcagaactttttgtaaatgttgcacctgcggaactttttgtaaatgttgcatttgttgcacctgcggaactttttgtacttgTTGCACTTGTTGCACTTCTTGCACCTGTGGAACTTTTTGTACTTGTTGCACTTCttgcacctgcggaactttttgtacttgATGCACTTCTTtcacctgctgcacttgtagctcgtcatgatttttttccagggcattatcgctatcaccttctgatcctaatgtaagtttatctgcatcaagcttccttgtgcgtgctggaaaaaaaataaagattTATAAAAATACTGCATGTACGTACACAGTTAAAAaattgctcaaggagctaagtaagaacaaagcagttggccaagTGTAACagtaaaaatattggaaaaaaacaagTAAAACTAAACTGGTAGAACACCGGGAGAAAAGCTTTATAATATCAGACCGTCAACATGGTTTTcgaaatggaagatcctgtgtaacaaatttaatcagttactatgatcgagccgcagaaattttacaggaaagagatggttgcgttgactgcatctatctggacctaaaaaaggcattcaacagaattccacataagagtttgttctggaaactggaacatattggaggggtgacaggtaagcttctaacatggattaaaaaatttcaaactgatagaaaatgagggcagtaatcagaggcaatgtattggactggagaaatgtcacgagtggagtaccacagggtttagttctggcaccgataatgttcattgtctacataaagccACATAAAGAGGACCACATAAAGCTCATTGTGCCAGGAGGTTGTGCTACACTTTTGAACTttaaaattgcttttaaatacattcatggataaataataaataaattgttcatgatttttttagaccaaagctagaatatgcagcagttgtatggtgcccatatcttaagaagtacatgtacaaacttgaaatgatacaaagacgtcatgggtgtcataggggccccagcacactggtttgctaaagggcccttaatgctgttgagaccttatgggcccttggacccattaTGTTAAGACATAGTGCTGTTTTGGGCCCCcacactttttgccatatacatcaatgacagagataattgaattgaaattgggattgaaattatatatatatatatatatatatatatatatatatatatatatatttatttatttatttatttatttatttatttatttatttatttatatgtgtgtgtgtatatcacgaaaataaacacgtgattaaaaatgtgacagtgtcagaccacggaggaaagttgaaacaggaatttccttaagtactttcgtatattaatacatcttcagaaggagtcttctgaagatgtattaatatacgaaagtacttaaggaaattcctgtttcaattttcctccatggtctgacactgtcattatatatatatatatgagagaaaataataggtggtgatatatttatatattatgtgaactacttacacaaaaagaagttagtggtgaagatcttcttgtcctcttcatgtattgtgt
This genomic stretch from Procambarus clarkii isolate CNS0578487 chromosome 5, FALCON_Pclarkii_2.0, whole genome shotgun sequence harbors:
- the LOC138373308 gene encoding uncharacterized protein isoform X2 translates to MYVIRLDQSPVEAVSLFEEVISTGSSSYKTLAHMDHPGTSNGLQGKFMRRCTNCTQCVHVRSNVCKFCQCDFRNSRELMKKEEESCFLLKGKKALERNTASRVLQRIENQLIYLRGCEYESIVIYYKKRTSTGDTWYPTKKHNTRRGQEDLHH
- the LOC138373308 gene encoding uncharacterized protein isoform X3; the protein is MDHPGTSNGLQGKFMRRCTNCTQCVHVRSNVCKFCQCDFRNSRELMKKEEESCFLLKGKKALERNTASRVLQRIENQLIYLRGCEYESIVIYYKKRTSTGDTWYPTKKHNTRRGQEDLHH
- the LOC138373308 gene encoding uncharacterized protein isoform X1, with translation MSIPDLYCLRIRSRRISGCRSRAHPSPACLLQRRRSQLCRVLATGMWRMWEAFDQPPTSCPVDGAISPQPNSCETCMCLQGKFMRRCTNCTQCVHVRSNVCKFCQCDFRNSRELMKKEEESCFLLKGKKALERNTASRVLQRIENQLIYLRGCEYESIVIYYKKRTSTGDTWYPTKKHNTRRGQEDLHH